A stretch of Leucobacter aridicollis DNA encodes these proteins:
- a CDS encoding CshA/CshB family fibrillar adhesin-related protein has product MSWKSSRTQTKRRSRLGAALSMLLGATVVVGSLVTAPLAAQAQFAEGGEGRHRASIDWFSFGEEAQPIADGTPYTNERQIGDDKIVSTCSITDVEGQISTYRSGDFSGDALPYLYYAGGPGTANTMVTGITNTVARTAPTFTISCTADYVTADGSSFEIPLQGLVVADAESSNTQGDEYLQADPRPVGTDVTWRIIDRMKSPECAPEDTTLATPTAEGGLRFAPNRFECVAWGSGYGPMAIAFMEGATSAHITVKGGAHSAVALGMVMSTDFGDAPKSYGAAGAVFQPQWEGGVIDPAGGPKDVFASDFELGYPGESPLTLGKHIDAETHHLYSWDALLDDESGRNASSTSAGEDWSGSDEDALPLIDLPKTEKGTLFNDGAPLSVECRGDGYVAGWLDWNLDGTFDPTGERSEIAKCEGNAAVLTWPSLAELDLPAGVDPTVYLRLRIASTSDDLEPTGVLVPTGVGSAGEVEDYALGVPLIEAAKESTPLSGTPVLVDDEITYTLTFQNVGNVPGEIVYDDFLAGVLDKADFVPDSIVVESPNGSTADIKAEEPTGDPARIDIAGTLEPGQIVNISYKVKVTSKTAGDLLENYLLHVDDAGEPPEKFDECVESNPRCTSHTVLAPDLQVRKSSLPADGQTVKPGQLVTYHLDFENRGDADAENVNFTDDLSEVLKYADVLPDSIRVIGAAVPGSPPPPAPEQYSLEANFDKDAQSLNVTGKLYAEHSGRVEYVVRVHDPITPPEGGGTPALTNFLHPDGTEPPATCEPGDELCTTHPVDLPKLVVSKKANPASGESVVAGQDLTYTLTFDNSAGTAPATVKYTDDLTDVLDDAVVKTDPTASAAGLTPELDGNTLAINGTVPAGQTTTVSYVVTVNPDGERGNEQLGNFLFETGVDPPTTCEPGDDTCTTHPVDEPDLTVSKSAAPATGEAVVAGDTVTYTLTFDNTDGTAPAAVNHVDDLADVLDDADVVTEPTASASDLVAARTGASLSVTGAVPAGKVITVTYSVQVKADEARGNEQLANFLFPEGTEPPTTCEPGDDSCTTHPVQKPELKVSKSADPAAGESVVAGNEVTYTLTFDNTAGTAPATVNHVDNLSDVLDDAELVDGPTVVPASALTGTINEATGEFPIAGTLAAGATATVTYTVKVKADGDRGNEQLANFLFEEGAEPPTTCEPGDETCTTHPVQKPELKVSKSADPATGEAVVAGDEVTYTLTFDNTAGTAASAIGHVDNLSDVLDDAELVDGPTVDPAGSLTGTINEETGEFPITGTLAAGAKATVSYTVKVKADGDRGNEQLANFLFEEGAEPPTTCEPGDDSCTTHPVQKPELKVSKGAASESGNDFVTAGEKLTYTLTFDNSAGTAPAAVQHVDHLAGVLDDADLTDGPTSSDPDALAAALSDDGTQIGVTGAVPAGAVVTVTYVVTVKADGERGDNSLANFLAEEGVDPPTTCEPGDETCTVTPAPELTYTKAAVSESGNDFVTAGEKLTYTLTFDNSKGTAPAALNHVDDLSKVLDDADVTDGPTSSDPANVTAALDGGAERISVTGSVPAGQVVTVTYVVTVKADGERGDNTLANFLLEEGAEPPVTCLPGDETCTETHVPELVLSKSSDPASGEPVIADQEITYTLTFDNSVGKAPAAVNHVDDLSDVLDDAELVDGPTVVPAGALAGEVTDGVFVITGELAAGATATVSYTVQVKADGDRGNEQLANFLFEEGAEPPTTCEPGDDTCTTHPAQSADVSVKKSVDPASGTEVVAGQAVTYTLTFENSGEAPGNVDYTDDLSDVLDDAGITVEPTSSDASLTPNRTGDELRVTGRLAAGATVTVTYEVTVNADGERGNDHLGNVVVETGEEPVCDPEAENCTENPVVFPVIDAQKGSDPESGTVLHAGDDVTYTLTFTNSGTGAGELAFRDRLEEVLDTADIVSGPTVAQGEGSSATAVVNGEGIDIAGTIAPGGTVTVSYTARLHSEVAHGARLTNYLLAPGESVPGLCLPENPRCTDHPAVAPELDVDKSSDPASGEAVEAGQVVTYTLWFHNWSPAEKRVDYVDTLTDVLDDATFVEGSLTVDSTALKAVRSGDKIRITGTLGSDTEATVTYQVTVKPDAERVPEGEAPAGTTPNQLGNVVVESGQEPPAVCEPGDWHCTVNPMPNVIAKKSADPASGETVMEGQELTYTLHFENVGTAAGQVAFRDTLRDVLDDADFVDGSLVASEGLEASGPTANEILVTGSLEAGATGTVEYSVTVKPDTERESDGNNQLANFVFGEGTEPPTTCEPGDDSCTTHPAPDLVVSKGVDPESGTTVAAGQELTYTLTFSNAGNAAGEVAYEDHLAGVLDDATLVSGPESDSALLSAKLDGDRILIAGELHPGETVRVTYTVRVLGDAERGDSVLGNFVVKPGVTPPAVCEPGSTLCTENPVSPTPVKPVPPLEETGGASTLPWLLGGGAVILLGAALLLVRRKRGGDSAESPAGSAESTDGN; this is encoded by the coding sequence ATGTCTTGGAAGAGTAGTCGCACGCAGACGAAGCGACGGTCGCGGCTCGGAGCAGCGCTCTCGATGCTGCTCGGAGCCACCGTTGTCGTTGGCAGCCTCGTGACCGCGCCACTCGCCGCGCAGGCCCAGTTCGCTGAGGGCGGCGAAGGCCGCCACCGCGCGTCCATCGACTGGTTCTCCTTCGGGGAGGAGGCGCAGCCGATCGCCGACGGCACCCCGTACACGAACGAACGCCAAATCGGCGACGACAAGATCGTTTCAACGTGCTCCATTACCGATGTCGAGGGGCAGATCAGCACCTATCGTTCCGGTGACTTCTCGGGCGATGCGCTGCCCTACCTGTACTACGCGGGTGGCCCCGGTACCGCCAACACGATGGTGACGGGCATCACCAACACGGTTGCTAGGACTGCCCCCACGTTCACGATTTCCTGCACGGCCGACTACGTGACGGCCGACGGTTCCAGCTTCGAGATCCCGCTCCAGGGCCTCGTGGTTGCCGACGCCGAGTCGAGCAACACCCAGGGTGACGAGTACCTGCAGGCCGACCCCCGGCCGGTCGGCACGGATGTCACCTGGCGAATTATCGACCGCATGAAGAGCCCCGAGTGCGCGCCCGAGGACACGACGCTCGCGACCCCAACCGCTGAGGGTGGGCTCCGGTTCGCGCCGAACCGCTTTGAGTGCGTCGCTTGGGGAAGTGGCTACGGCCCGATGGCCATCGCCTTCATGGAGGGCGCGACCTCGGCGCATATCACCGTGAAGGGCGGCGCGCACAGCGCCGTCGCCCTCGGCATGGTGATGAGCACCGACTTCGGTGACGCCCCCAAGTCCTACGGCGCTGCCGGCGCCGTGTTCCAGCCCCAGTGGGAGGGCGGCGTCATCGACCCCGCCGGTGGGCCGAAGGATGTCTTCGCGTCGGACTTCGAGCTCGGCTACCCCGGCGAGTCGCCGCTGACGCTCGGCAAGCACATCGACGCCGAGACGCACCACCTCTACAGCTGGGATGCGCTGCTCGACGACGAGAGCGGCCGCAACGCGAGCTCCACGAGCGCCGGCGAGGACTGGTCTGGCAGCGACGAGGACGCACTCCCGCTCATCGACCTCCCGAAGACGGAGAAGGGGACACTTTTCAACGACGGCGCACCGCTCAGCGTGGAATGCCGCGGCGACGGCTACGTCGCCGGCTGGCTTGACTGGAACCTCGATGGCACCTTCGACCCGACCGGCGAGCGTTCAGAGATCGCAAAGTGTGAGGGCAACGCGGCGGTGCTGACCTGGCCGTCGCTGGCCGAGCTTGATCTGCCGGCGGGCGTCGACCCCACCGTGTACCTGCGGCTGCGCATCGCATCGACGAGTGACGACCTCGAGCCTACCGGCGTGCTCGTTCCCACCGGCGTCGGATCTGCCGGCGAGGTCGAGGACTACGCGCTCGGTGTTCCGCTCATCGAGGCGGCGAAGGAGTCGACACCGCTCTCGGGCACACCGGTGCTTGTGGACGACGAGATTACCTACACGCTGACATTCCAGAACGTCGGCAACGTGCCCGGCGAGATCGTCTACGACGACTTCCTCGCCGGCGTGCTCGACAAGGCCGACTTCGTGCCTGACTCGATCGTTGTAGAGTCGCCGAACGGGTCTACGGCTGACATCAAGGCAGAAGAACCAACGGGCGACCCCGCGCGTATCGACATCGCCGGAACCCTGGAGCCCGGCCAGATCGTCAACATCAGTTACAAGGTCAAGGTGACCAGCAAGACCGCGGGCGACCTGCTCGAGAACTATCTTTTGCACGTCGACGATGCGGGCGAACCGCCCGAGAAATTCGACGAGTGCGTCGAGAGCAACCCCCGCTGCACCTCCCACACCGTGCTCGCGCCTGACCTGCAGGTACGCAAGAGCTCGCTCCCGGCCGACGGGCAGACTGTCAAGCCCGGCCAGCTCGTGACCTATCACCTCGACTTTGAGAACCGTGGCGACGCTGACGCGGAGAATGTGAACTTCACCGACGACCTCTCCGAGGTGCTGAAGTACGCTGATGTACTCCCCGACTCCATCCGAGTGATTGGTGCGGCCGTGCCGGGCTCGCCCCCGCCGCCCGCGCCGGAGCAGTACTCGCTCGAGGCCAACTTCGACAAAGACGCGCAGTCACTGAACGTGACAGGCAAGCTGTACGCCGAGCACTCGGGCCGCGTCGAGTATGTCGTGCGCGTCCACGACCCCATCACCCCGCCTGAGGGCGGCGGAACTCCGGCGCTGACGAACTTCCTGCACCCGGACGGGACTGAGCCCCCAGCGACCTGTGAGCCCGGCGACGAGCTCTGCACGACGCACCCGGTCGACCTCCCGAAGCTTGTTGTCTCGAAGAAGGCCAACCCCGCCTCGGGCGAATCCGTCGTGGCCGGCCAGGACCTCACCTACACGCTGACATTCGACAACTCCGCGGGCACTGCTCCAGCCACGGTCAAGTACACGGACGACCTCACGGACGTGCTTGACGACGCCGTTGTGAAGACCGACCCGACCGCCTCGGCAGCGGGACTGACCCCGGAACTTGACGGCAACACGCTTGCGATCAACGGAACTGTCCCGGCCGGTCAGACCACCACCGTGAGCTACGTCGTGACAGTGAATCCCGACGGCGAGCGAGGCAACGAGCAACTCGGCAACTTCCTGTTCGAAACCGGAGTCGACCCGCCGACGACGTGCGAGCCTGGCGATGACACGTGCACGACCCACCCCGTTGACGAGCCCGACCTCACGGTCTCGAAGTCCGCGGCTCCCGCGACGGGCGAGGCGGTTGTTGCCGGCGACACCGTCACGTACACACTCACCTTCGATAACACCGATGGAACCGCGCCCGCCGCGGTGAACCACGTCGACGACCTCGCAGACGTCCTCGACGACGCCGACGTGGTGACCGAGCCGACCGCCTCGGCATCGGATTTGGTCGCCGCTCGCACGGGCGCCAGCCTCAGCGTCACCGGCGCCGTGCCCGCCGGAAAGGTCATCACCGTGACCTACTCGGTGCAGGTGAAGGCCGACGAGGCCCGCGGCAACGAGCAGCTCGCGAACTTCCTGTTCCCCGAGGGCACCGAGCCCCCGACGACGTGTGAGCCTGGCGACGACAGCTGCACGACCCACCCCGTCCAGAAGCCCGAGCTCAAGGTCTCGAAGTCCGCGGATCCCGCGGCGGGCGAGTCCGTGGTCGCGGGCAACGAGGTCACCTACACGCTCACGTTCGACAACACGGCTGGCACGGCCCCCGCGACCGTCAACCACGTCGACAACCTGAGCGACGTGCTCGACGACGCCGAGCTCGTCGACGGCCCAACGGTGGTTCCCGCCAGTGCGCTGACGGGCACGATCAACGAGGCGACGGGCGAGTTCCCGATAGCGGGCACGCTCGCGGCCGGCGCAACGGCGACCGTGACCTACACCGTGAAGGTGAAGGCTGACGGCGACCGCGGCAACGAGCAGCTTGCGAACTTCCTGTTCGAGGAGGGCGCGGAGCCCCCGACGACGTGTGAGCCCGGCGACGAGACGTGCACGACGCACCCCGTCCAGAAGCCCGAGCTCAAGGTCTCGAAGTCCGCGGATCCGGCGACCGGCGAAGCCGTGGTCGCGGGCGACGAGGTCACCTACACGCTCACGTTCGACAACACGGCTGGTACCGCCGCATCGGCAATCGGCCACGTTGACAACCTGAGTGACGTGCTCGACGACGCCGAACTCGTCGACGGCCCGACCGTCGACCCCGCCGGTTCGCTGACGGGCACGATCAACGAGGAGACGGGCGAGTTCCCGATCACCGGGACGCTCGCGGCCGGTGCGAAGGCGACCGTGAGCTACACCGTGAAGGTGAAGGCCGACGGCGACCGAGGGAACGAGCAGCTCGCGAACTTCCTGTTTGAAGAGGGCGCGGAGCCCCCGACGACGTGTGAGCCCGGCGACGACAGCTGCACGACGCACCCGGTGCAGAAGCCCGAGCTCAAGGTCTCCAAGGGCGCCGCCTCCGAGTCGGGGAACGACTTCGTGACGGCGGGCGAGAAGCTCACCTACACGCTGACGTTCGATAACTCGGCGGGCACCGCCCCGGCGGCAGTGCAGCACGTCGACCACCTCGCCGGAGTACTCGACGACGCCGACCTCACTGATGGACCAACCTCATCGGATCCTGACGCGCTCGCCGCAGCGCTCAGCGACGACGGCACGCAGATTGGCGTGACGGGCGCCGTTCCCGCTGGTGCGGTCGTCACCGTGACCTACGTCGTGACGGTGAAGGCCGATGGCGAGCGCGGCGACAACAGCCTCGCGAACTTCCTCGCCGAGGAGGGCGTCGACCCGCCGACGACGTGTGAGCCAGGCGACGAGACCTGCACGGTCACGCCCGCCCCCGAGCTGACGTACACGAAGGCCGCCGTCTCCGAGTCGGGCAACGACTTCGTGACTGCGGGTGAGAAGCTCACCTACACGCTGACGTTCGACAACTCGAAGGGCACGGCCCCGGCTGCGCTGAACCACGTCGATGATCTCTCGAAGGTCCTGGACGATGCGGACGTGACCGACGGCCCGACCTCGTCCGACCCCGCGAACGTGACCGCGGCGCTCGACGGTGGTGCGGAGCGCATCTCCGTCACTGGCTCGGTTCCCGCGGGCCAGGTCGTGACGGTGACCTACGTGGTCACGGTGAAGGCCGACGGCGAACGCGGCGACAACACCCTCGCGAACTTCCTGCTCGAAGAGGGCGCCGAGCCACCGGTCACCTGCCTGCCCGGCGACGAGACCTGCACGGAGACCCACGTCCCCGAGCTTGTGCTCTCGAAGTCGTCCGACCCCGCTTCGGGGGAACCCGTGATTGCAGACCAGGAGATCACGTACACGCTGACGTTCGACAACTCGGTGGGCAAAGCTCCGGCAGCGGTGAACCACGTTGACGACCTCAGCGACGTGCTCGACGACGCCGAGCTCGTGGACGGCCCGACGGTCGTGCCTGCTGGCGCGCTGGCGGGTGAGGTCACCGACGGTGTCTTCGTGATCACCGGCGAGCTCGCCGCTGGCGCGACGGCGACCGTGAGCTACACCGTGCAGGTGAAGGCTGACGGCGACCGCGGCAACGAGCAGCTCGCGAACTTCCTGTTCGAGGAGGGCGCCGAGCCGCCGACGACCTGTGAGCCGGGCGACGACACCTGCACCACGCATCCCGCGCAGTCGGCGGACGTTTCGGTGAAGAAGTCGGTCGACCCCGCCTCCGGGACTGAGGTTGTCGCCGGTCAGGCCGTCACGTACACGCTGACCTTCGAGAACTCCGGCGAGGCCCCCGGAAACGTCGACTACACCGACGACCTCAGCGACGTCCTTGACGACGCCGGGATCACCGTGGAGCCGACTTCGTCGGATGCGTCACTGACGCCGAACCGCACTGGCGACGAGCTGCGCGTCACGGGCCGGCTGGCTGCCGGCGCGACGGTCACAGTGACCTACGAGGTCACCGTGAACGCGGACGGCGAGCGTGGCAATGACCACCTCGGCAACGTCGTCGTGGAGACCGGCGAGGAGCCGGTCTGCGACCCCGAGGCTGAGAACTGCACCGAGAACCCCGTGGTGTTCCCCGTCATCGATGCGCAGAAGGGATCGGATCCCGAGTCCGGCACCGTGCTGCACGCCGGCGACGACGTGACCTACACGCTGACGTTTACGAACTCCGGCACCGGCGCGGGCGAGCTCGCGTTCCGGGACCGCCTCGAAGAGGTGCTCGACACCGCCGACATCGTCAGCGGGCCGACGGTCGCGCAGGGCGAGGGCTCGAGCGCAACTGCCGTGGTCAACGGCGAGGGCATCGACATCGCCGGGACGATCGCGCCGGGCGGCACCGTCACCGTGAGCTACACGGCCCGCCTGCACTCGGAGGTCGCCCACGGCGCCCGGCTGACGAACTACCTGCTCGCCCCCGGCGAGTCGGTGCCGGGCCTCTGCCTGCCGGAGAACCCGCGGTGCACCGACCACCCCGCTGTGGCCCCCGAGCTCGACGTCGACAAGAGCTCCGACCCCGCCTCGGGCGAGGCTGTCGAAGCCGGCCAGGTCGTGACCTACACGCTCTGGTTCCACAACTGGAGCCCCGCTGAGAAGCGCGTCGACTACGTCGATACGCTGACCGACGTGCTCGACGACGCGACGTTTGTCGAGGGGTCGCTCACGGTCGACTCGACGGCCCTGAAGGCTGTTCGGTCGGGCGACAAGATTCGCATCACGGGAACGCTCGGGTCCGACACGGAGGCCACGGTGACGTACCAGGTCACGGTGAAGCCCGATGCTGAGCGCGTGCCCGAGGGGGAGGCCCCCGCGGGCACCACCCCGAACCAGCTCGGCAATGTCGTTGTCGAGAGCGGTCAGGAGCCGCCGGCGGTCTGCGAGCCCGGCGACTGGCACTGCACGGTGAACCCGATGCCGAACGTCATCGCGAAGAAGTCCGCTGACCCCGCCTCAGGTGAGACAGTCATGGAGGGTCAGGAGCTCACGTACACGCTCCACTTTGAGAACGTCGGGACCGCGGCTGGACAGGTCGCGTTCCGCGACACGCTCCGCGACGTCTTGGACGACGCCGACTTCGTCGATGGGTCGCTCGTTGCGAGCGAGGGCCTGGAGGCCTCCGGCCCGACGGCGAACGAGATTCTCGTGACTGGCTCGCTCGAGGCTGGCGCGACGGGCACCGTCGAGTACTCGGTCACGGTGAAGCCCGACACCGAACGGGAGAGCGACGGAAACAACCAGCTCGCGAACTTCGTGTTCGGCGAGGGGACCGAGCCCCCGACGACGTGTGAGCCTGGCGACGACAGCTGCACGACGCACCCGGCACCCGACCTGGTTGTGTCGAAGGGCGTCGATCCCGAATCGGGGACGACGGTCGCCGCAGGGCAGGAGCTGACGTACACGCTGACGTTCTCGAACGCTGGCAACGCGGCCGGCGAGGTCGCCTACGAGGATCACCTCGCTGGCGTGCTCGACGACGCCACGCTCGTGTCTGGCCCCGAGAGCGACAGCGCGCTGCTCTCGGCGAAACTCGACGGCGACAGGATCCTGATCGCTGGCGAACTGCACCCGGGCGAGACGGTGCGCGTGACCTACACGGTCCGGGTGCTTGGCGACGCGGAGCGCGGCGACAGCGTCCTCGGCAACTTCGTCGTGAAGCCCGGCGTCACCCCGCCGGCGGTGTGCGAGCCCGGCTCGACCCTGTGCACGGAGAACCCGGTGTCGCCGACGCCGGTGAAGCCGGTGCCGCCGCTCGAGGAGACCGGTGGCGCGAGCACGCTGCCGTGGCTGCTCGGCGGTGGGGCAGTGATCCTGCTCGGCGCCGCGCTGCTCCTCGTGCGGCGCAAGCGCGGCGGTGACAGTGCGGAGTCGCCGGCCGGTTCGGCCGAGTCGACGGACGGAAACTAG
- a CDS encoding MFS transporter, with the protein MHNTHSRSSGAGASDPDRSGLAVAVLAAAGIASSITQTMVTPLIPQLPVIFDAPASSTAWVITATLLAAAVAVPISGRLGDLFGKRRMLLVLSVPLIVGALICAVAPTVQVMIAGRALQGFGSGMVPLGIAMLRDLVPPQRLSSAIATVSATLGVGGAIGLPVSAAVIDFANWRALFFASAVITLLVALAIWWLIPALPPGAAGQRFDWLGAIGLAIGLISLILGASKGATWGWGAPLTLSMFATAVAALGLWGVWELRTTDPLVDLRTAAVPRVLLTNIASLFIGFGMYASMLVMPQLLQLPTATGYGLGQSILAAGLWMAPAGLMMLVLSPVGGRLTDARGPKFTLVLGGAILALGYGVGLLAMGSTWGLLATSLVINSGVALAYGAMPAIIMGAVPKSETAAANGFNTLMRSLGTTVGAAVIGLVLAQLTTSFGDAVVPSQTGFTVALLLGAAISAAATALAACIPRAREAA; encoded by the coding sequence ATGCATAATACACATTCTAGATCCAGCGGCGCCGGGGCGTCCGATCCTGACCGGTCGGGCCTTGCCGTCGCGGTCCTCGCGGCGGCGGGCATCGCCTCCTCGATCACCCAGACGATGGTCACCCCGCTCATCCCGCAGCTGCCCGTCATCTTCGACGCCCCGGCATCCAGCACCGCGTGGGTCATCACCGCGACGCTCCTCGCGGCCGCGGTCGCCGTGCCGATCTCCGGCAGGCTCGGTGATCTCTTCGGCAAGCGGCGCATGTTGCTCGTCCTCTCCGTGCCGCTCATTGTTGGCGCGCTCATCTGCGCGGTCGCGCCAACTGTTCAGGTCATGATCGCCGGCCGCGCCCTCCAGGGCTTCGGCTCGGGCATGGTCCCGCTCGGCATCGCCATGCTGCGAGACCTCGTGCCGCCCCAGCGCCTCTCGTCCGCGATCGCGACAGTGAGTGCGACGCTTGGCGTCGGCGGCGCGATCGGGCTCCCGGTGTCGGCGGCCGTGATCGACTTCGCGAACTGGCGCGCACTGTTCTTCGCGAGCGCCGTCATCACCCTGCTCGTCGCGCTCGCGATTTGGTGGCTCATTCCCGCGCTCCCGCCGGGGGCGGCCGGGCAGCGATTCGACTGGCTGGGCGCGATCGGGCTCGCAATCGGGTTGATCTCCCTCATCCTCGGCGCCTCCAAGGGCGCCACCTGGGGGTGGGGCGCTCCGCTCACACTCAGCATGTTCGCGACCGCGGTCGCCGCGCTCGGACTCTGGGGCGTGTGGGAGCTCCGCACCACCGACCCGCTCGTTGACCTCCGCACGGCCGCGGTGCCCCGCGTACTCCTCACGAACATCGCATCGCTCTTCATCGGCTTCGGCATGTACGCAAGCATGCTCGTCATGCCTCAGCTGCTGCAGCTGCCGACCGCGACGGGCTACGGCCTCGGCCAGTCCATCCTTGCGGCAGGGCTGTGGATGGCGCCCGCGGGCCTCATGATGCTCGTGCTGTCACCGGTCGGTGGCCGCCTCACTGACGCTCGCGGCCCAAAGTTCACGCTCGTGCTCGGCGGCGCGATCCTCGCTCTCGGCTATGGCGTCGGCCTCCTGGCGATGGGCAGCACCTGGGGCCTGCTCGCCACGAGCCTGGTGATCAACAGCGGCGTCGCCCTCGCATACGGGGCGATGCCCGCGATCATCATGGGCGCGGTGCCGAAGAGCGAGACCGCGGCCGCAAACGGCTTCAACACCCTCATGCGTTCCCTCGGCACGACCGTCGGAGCCGCAGTGATCGGCCTCGTGCTGGCGCAGCTCACGACGAGCTTCGGTGACGCAGTCGTGCCCTCGCAGACAGGGTTCACTGTCGCGCTGCTGCTCGGCGCGGCAATCTCCGCGGCCGCAACGGCGCTCGCGGCGTGCATCCCGCGGGCCCGCGAAGCCGCATAG